The following proteins are co-located in the Paenibacillus sp. FSL H8-0079 genome:
- a CDS encoding glycosyltransferase, producing the protein MSLKHRKTKKVHAPVLSLADQARKNGQHAGYDAGKEEGYLRGRANYIVNCAQEPLPFRQLHVLYVSSGKGFPYSPLDEAIMATLQGMVAQVTLSDPRQPVSEIALQTRPDLVLVLDGMDIPIEHIDAIRQAGIQTAIWLTDDPYYTDMTLEIVHHFDHIFTLELNCVELYRQTGCASVHYLPFAAFTNHYFPITTPSPLKRDVSFIGSAYWNRVYFFNPIMAQLMSHNTVFNGIWWDRLPDYTAYGEKIELGRWMSPQETNDVYNGTKIVINLHRSHEDDSVNNNHLKIPPASPNPRTFEIAASTTLQLTDARDDIARFYKPGVEIETYSSPQELLDKVEYYLAHEKERREIALRGLERTLKDHTYGKRINEMLTIIFP; encoded by the coding sequence ATGTCTCTCAAACACCGTAAAACCAAAAAGGTTCATGCACCCGTACTCAGCTTGGCAGATCAAGCACGTAAAAATGGGCAACATGCCGGATATGACGCGGGTAAGGAAGAAGGATATCTGCGCGGTCGCGCCAACTATATTGTGAATTGTGCACAAGAACCATTGCCTTTCCGGCAGCTTCACGTGCTGTATGTATCTTCGGGTAAAGGCTTCCCATATTCTCCACTGGATGAGGCCATTATGGCCACACTGCAGGGCATGGTAGCTCAGGTAACCCTGTCTGATCCGCGTCAACCGGTTTCCGAGATTGCGCTGCAAACGCGCCCTGATCTGGTGCTTGTGCTGGACGGAATGGATATTCCCATCGAGCATATCGATGCAATTCGCCAAGCAGGCATTCAGACAGCGATCTGGCTCACGGATGATCCGTACTATACAGATATGACGCTGGAGATCGTGCATCATTTTGACCATATCTTCACACTGGAACTGAACTGTGTTGAACTGTACCGCCAAACTGGTTGTGCATCGGTTCACTACCTTCCTTTTGCCGCCTTCACCAATCATTACTTCCCAATTACAACCCCTTCCCCATTAAAAAGAGATGTCAGCTTTATCGGCTCGGCCTACTGGAACCGGGTGTACTTCTTCAACCCGATCATGGCTCAGCTGATGTCACACAATACCGTATTTAACGGCATCTGGTGGGATCGTCTGCCTGACTACACCGCCTATGGCGAGAAGATTGAACTCGGCCGCTGGATGAGTCCGCAGGAGACCAACGATGTGTACAATGGCACCAAAATTGTCATCAACCTGCATCGGTCCCACGAAGATGACTCGGTCAATAACAATCACCTCAAAATCCCGCCAGCTTCACCGAACCCGAGAACGTTTGAAATTGCCGCATCCACCACGCTACAGCTGACTGATGCACGGGATGACATTGCGCGTTTCTACAAACCAGGTGTGGAGATCGAGACGTATTCCTCCCCGCAGGAGTTGCTCGACAAAGTGGAATATTACCTTGCTCATGAGAAAGAACGTCGTGAGATTGCACTTCGAGGGCTCGAACGTACACTGAAAGACCACACGTACGGCAAAAGAATTAATGAAATGTTAACCATCATATTCCCTTAA
- a CDS encoding glycosyltransferase, whose amino-acid sequence MKNVAKRRHRPLTEAETAYRGGYAEGRRFGGCQAMMERVQMFQPTLRDMKVLYIPQGFDAIDEGVTLALQQSVRECVVGSPAAMLQEASHHRPDVVLVMNGLHVFPADHLEQVNGIRALGIRTAVWFVDDPYFTEDTATLCQHYDVVFTHEEAAVPFYLGHGASQVIYMPLAVNPGMFQPRRTAPQHQYDICFIGTGFWNRIALFDELAPFLADKKVFIAGSQWNRLARFDVLGRFIHEGWIDPGATVDYYNGAKIVINIHRTCENGEDNRNTHHLEGRSINPRTYEISACGTMQITDARGDLPRYYQPGYDIETFSNAAELQHKIHYYLKHEEERQAMAWRGLLTTMNQHTFTRRIAQLLEHL is encoded by the coding sequence GTGAAGAATGTGGCAAAACGAAGACACCGTCCGCTGACCGAAGCGGAAACGGCTTACCGCGGCGGATACGCAGAAGGCCGCAGATTTGGCGGCTGTCAGGCCATGATGGAGCGGGTGCAGATGTTTCAACCGACCCTGCGGGACATGAAAGTGCTGTATATCCCCCAAGGATTCGATGCCATCGATGAAGGTGTCACCTTGGCCCTGCAGCAGTCTGTACGTGAATGCGTTGTTGGATCGCCAGCAGCAATGTTGCAGGAAGCCAGTCACCATCGGCCCGATGTCGTGCTCGTCATGAATGGTCTGCATGTATTCCCTGCAGATCATCTGGAGCAGGTGAACGGCATACGTGCACTCGGTATTCGAACAGCCGTATGGTTTGTGGATGATCCGTATTTCACCGAAGATACAGCGACCCTCTGTCAGCACTATGATGTCGTGTTCACACATGAAGAGGCCGCGGTGCCCTTCTATCTGGGACATGGAGCGAGCCAGGTCATCTATATGCCACTCGCGGTGAATCCAGGCATGTTTCAACCGCGGCGCACGGCACCACAGCATCAGTACGACATTTGTTTTATCGGTACAGGGTTCTGGAACCGGATCGCTTTGTTCGATGAGCTGGCCCCTTTTCTGGCGGACAAAAAGGTGTTCATCGCGGGTAGTCAGTGGAACCGGCTGGCACGCTTTGATGTCCTTGGCCGTTTCATCCACGAAGGATGGATTGACCCCGGAGCGACCGTGGATTATTACAATGGCGCCAAGATCGTCATTAACATTCACCGGACTTGCGAGAATGGGGAAGACAATCGCAACACGCACCATCTGGAAGGCCGCTCCATTAATCCACGGACGTATGAGATCAGTGCCTGCGGCACGATGCAGATTACGGATGCACGTGGAGATCTGCCCCGTTATTATCAGCCGGGCTATGACATCGAGACGTTCAGCAACGCGGCAGAGCTTCAGCACAAAATCCACTATTATCTGAAACATGAAGAGGAACGGCAGGCGATGGCTTGGCGTGGACTTCTCACCACGATGAACCAGCACACGTTCACTCGCCGCATCGCTCAGTTGCTGGAACATTTGTAA
- the modB gene encoding molybdate ABC transporter permease subunit, translated as MNVNAIDWSVFWSPVRLSLQVALLSSVVATVLGIAVAWKMSRTSFRGKILLETAFMLPLVLPPTVVGFLLLVILGRKSLLGQWIEAIFSAPVIFSWWAAVIASVVVAFPLVYQTMKSGFGGVDRDLEDAGRSIGANEWQVFRYISLPLAGRALMTAFILGFARALGEFGATLMIAGNIPGKTQTVPTAIYVAVDSGNQTMAWAWTVSIIIISFLMLLMTRQQRDGKND; from the coding sequence ATGAATGTCAACGCAATAGATTGGTCGGTATTCTGGTCACCGGTGCGTCTGTCACTTCAAGTTGCGTTGTTATCCAGTGTGGTAGCCACTGTGCTGGGAATCGCCGTAGCCTGGAAAATGTCGCGCACTTCATTCCGGGGGAAAATTCTGCTGGAAACGGCATTTATGTTGCCACTGGTACTTCCCCCGACGGTGGTCGGATTTCTGTTGCTTGTCATACTGGGACGTAAGAGCCTGTTAGGACAATGGATTGAAGCGATATTCTCCGCGCCTGTTATTTTCTCTTGGTGGGCTGCGGTGATAGCTTCGGTAGTTGTTGCTTTTCCGCTCGTCTATCAGACCATGAAATCAGGATTCGGCGGTGTGGATCGGGATCTGGAAGATGCGGGACGCTCGATTGGGGCTAATGAGTGGCAGGTTTTCCGTTACATTTCCTTGCCGCTTGCAGGAAGAGCATTGATGACCGCCTTCATCCTGGGCTTTGCCCGGGCACTCGGGGAATTTGGAGCGACACTGATGATTGCAGGTAATATTCCAGGCAAAACGCAAACGGTACCGACGGCGATCTATGTCGCTGTGGATTCGGGCAATCAGACCATGGCCTGGGCGTGGACTGTTTCCATTATCATCATCTCTTTTCTGATGTTACTAATGACCAGACAGCAGCGGGATGGCAAAAATGATTGA
- the modA gene encoding molybdate ABC transporter substrate-binding protein: MRKRIGYVLGSMSLGLALVLAGCGASTGTTDTSTGAEQTTSTTATSAGNTDPQEVVDLTISAAASLTDAMKEIEANFETANPNIELNFNFGASGALQQQIEQGAPADIFVSAATKNMNALVEENLIASGDQKNLLQNSLVAIVPADGTNTVTSETDLTSDSIKTVAIGIPESVPAGTYAKEALTNAKLWDQLESKLVQGKDVRQVLQYVETGNADAGFVYKTDALTSDQVKIAFEVDKNNYTPANYPVGIIEGTKHRTEAEQFYTYLQTPEVLDIFTKYGFSISE, from the coding sequence ATGAGAAAGAGAATCGGATATGTATTAGGAAGTATGTCACTGGGACTAGCTCTTGTATTGGCTGGTTGTGGCGCAAGTACGGGCACTACGGATACATCCACGGGTGCAGAACAAACGACTTCAACGACAGCGACATCAGCAGGCAACACCGATCCGCAGGAAGTGGTAGATCTGACGATCTCTGCCGCGGCCAGTCTGACCGATGCCATGAAGGAAATAGAAGCTAATTTTGAAACAGCCAATCCCAATATAGAACTGAATTTCAACTTTGGCGCATCGGGTGCCTTGCAACAGCAGATTGAACAGGGTGCACCAGCTGATATCTTTGTATCGGCGGCAACGAAAAATATGAATGCGCTGGTGGAAGAGAACCTGATTGCATCGGGCGATCAGAAGAATCTGCTACAGAATTCACTGGTGGCGATTGTGCCAGCAGATGGGACCAATACCGTGACCAGCGAAACGGATCTCACCAGCGATTCCATCAAGACGGTAGCGATTGGGATTCCGGAAAGTGTGCCTGCGGGAACCTATGCCAAGGAAGCTTTGACGAATGCCAAGCTGTGGGATCAACTGGAAAGCAAGCTTGTACAGGGGAAAGACGTTAGACAGGTTCTTCAATATGTAGAGACAGGTAATGCAGATGCAGGATTTGTATACAAAACAGATGCGCTTACTTCGGATCAGGTAAAAATTGCTTTTGAGGTAGACAAGAATAACTACACACCCGCTAATTATCCGGTAGGTATTATTGAAGGAACGAAACACCGCACAGAAGCCGAACAATTCTATACTTACTTGCAAACCCCTGAAGTACTGGATATCTTCACGAAATACGGATTCTCTATTTCCGAATGA
- a CDS encoding helix-turn-helix transcriptional regulator, giving the protein MTEEQSYTTEEISKLLKISKLTVYDLIKKGDLVAYRVGKQMRIDATDLEAYKRRSKQLQSPGQRIPTADQVSAAGTQPGHSNSQGTSANQVRSAPAIAPAMSSHTMTASPRHLVITGQDVSLDILMRHMEKHTWDIRPLRSFMGSLDGLISMYRGESDLVSTHLLDGDTGEYNLPYIRKILTGRSYVVVNLLSRPAGLYVQRGNPLHLQNWTDLSKPELRLANREKGSGARVLLDEQLRLHGIPAANLIGYDAEETSHMGVAAKVSSGEADVGVGIEKAARLVGQVDFIPLVQERYDLVMLRKQGNEAWTESVLRILQSPEFRQELQSFEGYDVSRTGEILYET; this is encoded by the coding sequence ATGACGGAGGAGCAATCCTACACAACCGAAGAGATATCCAAACTACTCAAAATATCGAAACTGACGGTCTATGACCTGATTAAAAAGGGAGACCTCGTCGCATACCGTGTGGGTAAACAAATGCGGATTGATGCAACGGATCTGGAAGCATATAAACGTCGCTCCAAACAACTTCAATCCCCAGGTCAGCGCATCCCGACTGCGGATCAGGTCTCTGCAGCAGGAACTCAACCCGGTCATAGTAATTCCCAGGGTACTTCGGCAAATCAAGTCAGGTCTGCACCCGCGATTGCTCCAGCGATGTCGAGCCATACGATGACAGCTTCACCACGGCATTTGGTCATTACAGGTCAGGATGTCAGTCTGGATATTCTGATGCGACACATGGAGAAACACACATGGGACATTCGTCCGCTCCGCTCGTTCATGGGTAGTCTGGATGGGCTTATCTCAATGTATCGCGGCGAATCCGATCTGGTCAGTACCCATCTGCTCGACGGAGATACCGGTGAGTATAATCTGCCGTATATTCGCAAAATTTTGACGGGACGCTCCTATGTTGTGGTGAACTTGCTGTCACGTCCTGCCGGATTGTATGTACAGCGCGGTAACCCGCTTCATTTGCAGAATTGGACCGATCTGAGCAAGCCTGAACTTCGTCTGGCTAACCGGGAGAAAGGTTCTGGCGCGCGAGTATTACTGGATGAGCAACTTCGGCTGCATGGAATTCCTGCGGCAAATCTAATCGGATATGACGCCGAAGAAACCAGTCACATGGGCGTGGCTGCCAAAGTCAGTTCAGGTGAAGCCGATGTCGGAGTCGGCATTGAGAAGGCTGCGCGACTTGTGGGACAGGTTGATTTTATTCCGCTCGTTCAGGAACGCTATGATCTGGTCATGCTGAGGAAGCAAGGTAATGAAGCCTGGACCGAATCGGTACTGCGAATTCTCCAATCGCCTGAGTTCAGGCAGGAACTGCAATCATTCGAGGGATATGATGTGTCCCGAACAGGCGAAATTTTGTACGAAACATAG
- a CDS encoding beta-galactosidase: MEKSIQMDELKLGVCYYPEHWSEALWEDDFRRMKEMNITVIRMAEFAWAIFEPEEDQFDFSFFQKALDLAHQYGLSVILGTPTATPPAWLTSKYPEVLNANKDGVLYQHGMRRHTNYSSPIYRQQCEKIVRNMVIAYKDHPALIGWQIDNEFNCHMDVFYADADHVAFREWLKNRYGSLDNLNQAWGTVFWSQTYTDWEQVHLTRNMVSPSPNPHLALDEKRFISANTISFAKLQVSIIRELDPDHWITTNGTFGHLDNHEMTEDLLDFFSYDSYPQFATIFPGTDDNSLQDRAWSMKLSNVRNMSPNFCVMEQQSGPGGWVDSIGMGTPRPGQIRLWSYQSVLHGTDLLVYFRWRTATFGTEMYWHGINDYHNQPNRRVREVAQVGEEFARIGSVIAGTTYQADVAILQDYDNIWDGELDEWHGPLQQQSVRSWYKQLQYRHIPTDMVTLQPTTTLEELSEYKVIIYAHPAIMTDETAELLQAYVNQGGTLFFGARTGYKDLKGHCYMRPFPGAVAELCGVTVEDFTLIKGTVPAAELQWSGVSERLQEGTPTAGFNEVLHVEHPDVQVVAEYTSEYYAGSPALTKRAVGQGQVWYYGAAYNEPVVDAILDEIGLSSPMGDLVEVPSEVELGIRSGEDKAYVFLLNYSNQQVPIKLKKQAKELLSGTTLQNEINMPAYGVFIFEVDLPQ, from the coding sequence GTGGAAAAATCAATCCAAATGGATGAATTGAAACTGGGGGTCTGTTATTACCCTGAGCATTGGTCGGAAGCGTTGTGGGAGGACGATTTCCGTAGAATGAAAGAGATGAATATTACCGTTATTCGGATGGCTGAATTCGCATGGGCGATCTTTGAACCGGAAGAAGACCAGTTTGATTTTAGTTTTTTCCAGAAGGCACTGGATCTGGCGCATCAATATGGTTTGAGCGTTATTTTGGGAACACCTACTGCAACTCCACCAGCATGGTTAACATCCAAATATCCCGAAGTATTGAATGCGAATAAAGACGGGGTATTGTATCAACATGGCATGCGACGCCATACCAACTACAGCAGCCCAATCTACAGACAGCAATGTGAAAAAATTGTGCGCAATATGGTGATTGCCTATAAAGACCATCCGGCTCTCATTGGCTGGCAGATCGATAACGAATTCAATTGTCATATGGATGTGTTCTACGCTGACGCAGATCATGTCGCCTTTCGTGAATGGCTCAAGAATCGTTATGGGTCTTTGGATAACCTGAACCAGGCGTGGGGAACCGTTTTTTGGAGTCAGACCTATACCGACTGGGAGCAAGTTCACCTTACCCGAAATATGGTCAGTCCATCGCCCAATCCTCATTTAGCGTTAGATGAAAAGAGATTCATATCAGCCAATACGATTTCATTTGCCAAGCTACAGGTGAGCATTATTCGGGAACTGGATCCGGATCATTGGATCACGACGAACGGTACATTCGGACACTTGGATAATCATGAAATGACAGAGGATCTGTTGGATTTCTTCTCTTATGATTCGTATCCGCAGTTTGCCACGATATTCCCGGGGACAGACGACAACTCGTTACAAGACCGGGCGTGGAGCATGAAACTGTCCAACGTACGCAACATGTCACCGAACTTCTGCGTGATGGAACAACAGTCTGGGCCAGGAGGCTGGGTCGATAGTATAGGCATGGGCACTCCGAGACCGGGGCAGATCCGATTATGGTCATATCAATCCGTTCTTCACGGAACAGACCTGCTCGTCTACTTCCGCTGGCGGACGGCAACGTTCGGAACTGAGATGTATTGGCATGGGATAAATGATTACCATAATCAACCTAACAGAAGAGTACGCGAGGTTGCACAAGTGGGTGAAGAGTTTGCCAGAATAGGGAGCGTTATTGCGGGTACTACATATCAAGCTGATGTTGCCATCCTGCAGGATTACGATAACATCTGGGACGGGGAATTGGACGAGTGGCACGGTCCGCTTCAGCAACAGAGCGTACGCTCCTGGTATAAGCAGCTCCAGTATCGTCATATCCCAACGGATATGGTTACACTGCAACCAACGACAACACTGGAAGAGCTATCTGAATATAAGGTAATCATCTATGCTCACCCGGCCATCATGACAGACGAGACAGCAGAACTTCTGCAAGCCTATGTCAATCAAGGGGGGACTCTGTTTTTCGGTGCGCGTACCGGTTATAAGGATCTCAAGGGACATTGTTATATGAGACCGTTCCCAGGGGCGGTCGCTGAGCTGTGTGGTGTAACCGTGGAGGATTTTACCTTAATCAAAGGAACCGTTCCCGCAGCTGAGCTGCAATGGAGTGGAGTGAGTGAGCGACTTCAGGAGGGAACGCCAACGGCTGGATTTAACGAAGTTCTTCATGTGGAGCATCCGGACGTGCAGGTCGTAGCGGAGTATACATCCGAGTACTATGCAGGTAGTCCTGCATTGACCAAACGTGCGGTAGGTCAGGGACAGGTATGGTATTATGGGGCGGCTTACAACGAACCGGTCGTAGATGCTATTCTAGATGAAATAGGGCTATCTTCACCAATGGGTGACCTGGTAGAGGTACCGTCTGAAGTTGAACTTGGTATCCGTTCTGGTGAGGATAAAGCTTATGTATTTTTACTCAACTACTCGAATCAACAAGTACCCATCAAGCTTAAGAAGCAAGCGAAAGAGTTACTATCGGGTACAACACTTCAAAATGAGATCAACATGCCTGCATATGGTGTATTCATCTTTGAGGTTGATCTGCCGCAATGA
- a CDS encoding AraC family transcriptional regulator, producing the protein MHVKEHIFLPKPVFPRHVCFPDFMGGYSDFPKHRVNREYRTKDINLDHCYNLHLVLDGKGFLDTGTTRYELTRGQGFLYGPGLRQTYYSDSDDPWNIRWIHFYGVRLEELLNGKGVDEPWLFQCSNFPVITKLMDRLLELGRDYQVEDEHSVAATLYELLTRLQSAASRINVSLNHTSERIREAGNYIRSHSNEHITLDHVARIAGYSTTYFSRKFSQTFGISFPEFLLESRLLHAKQLLATTNLSIKQITLETGFSQSSYFIRCFKTQENVTPMQFRMMHNHSL; encoded by the coding sequence ATGCACGTGAAAGAACATATCTTTCTCCCCAAGCCGGTTTTCCCCAGACATGTATGCTTTCCCGATTTTATGGGAGGGTACAGTGATTTTCCGAAGCATCGTGTGAATCGGGAATATCGAACGAAAGATATCAACTTGGATCATTGCTACAATCTTCACCTTGTACTTGACGGTAAAGGCTTCCTGGATACTGGAACTACTCGTTATGAGCTAACACGTGGACAGGGATTTCTCTATGGCCCTGGTCTCAGACAAACCTACTACTCGGATTCGGATGATCCTTGGAATATTCGTTGGATTCACTTTTACGGCGTTCGTCTCGAAGAGCTGTTAAATGGAAAAGGTGTTGACGAGCCGTGGCTGTTTCAATGTTCCAACTTCCCGGTGATTACCAAGCTGATGGACAGGTTACTGGAGCTAGGAAGAGACTATCAAGTGGAGGACGAGCACAGTGTGGCAGCAACGCTATATGAGCTTCTGACCCGATTGCAATCCGCTGCGAGCCGGATTAATGTTTCTCTCAATCACACTTCAGAACGAATTCGTGAAGCAGGGAATTATATTCGATCCCACAGTAACGAGCACATCACGCTTGACCACGTTGCCAGGATTGCCGGATACAGTACAACATACTTCAGCCGCAAGTTCAGTCAAACGTTTGGCATCTCCTTTCCGGAATTCCTGTTGGAATCCAGGTTACTGCATGCAAAACAACTGCTCGCGACAACCAACCTTTCCATTAAGCAAATTACGCTGGAAACGGGATTCTCACAGTCAAGCTACTTCATCCGATGTTTTAAAACCCAGGAAAACGTAACGCCTATGCAATTCCGTATGATGCACAATCATTCGTTATAG
- the rpsN gene encoding 30S ribosomal protein S14, whose translation MAKKSKVVREKQRQAIVAKYADLRRELKEKGDYEALQKLPRNASPTRLKNRCEVTGRPRGYLRKFKVSRIKFRELAHQGQIPGVTKSSW comes from the coding sequence ATGGCTAAAAAATCAAAAGTGGTACGTGAGAAGCAACGTCAGGCGATCGTGGCAAAATATGCGGACCTGCGCCGGGAATTGAAGGAAAAAGGGGATTACGAAGCATTGCAAAAATTGCCGCGGAATGCATCTCCGACCAGACTGAAGAACCGTTGTGAAGTAACAGGTCGCCCGCGGGGTTATCTACGCAAGTTCAAGGTATCTCGAATCAAGTTCAGAGAACTGGCTCATCAAGGTCAGATTCCCGGGGTAACGAAATCCAGTTGGTAA
- a CDS encoding GTP-binding protein, whose protein sequence is MTQKQVPVTVLSGYLGSGKTTVLNHVLNNRQGLKVAVIVNDMSEVNIDAALVKGEATLSRTEEKLVELSNGCICCTLRDDLMQEIEKLVNEGKYDYILIESTGISEPVPVAQTFTYADEESGIDLTRLARLDCLVTVVDANRFWHDFGSGQSLLDRNQATGDEDTRDVVDLLIDQIETCDVLLLNKCDLVDETELNKLEGIIRKLQPNAKIIRTENGQVNPSEIMNTDRFDFEKVSMSAGWIQELEKESHTPETEEYGIGSFVYRRRKPFHPSRLAEFMSYWPEEVVRAKGLVWLAAEGDVAASLSQAGPSIQFGPAGHWVAALPEADKEEILRNEPDVLEKWDAQWGDRQTELVMIGIEMERASIEDELDQCLLSDEEMLADWGHFDNPLPWPVEAI, encoded by the coding sequence ATGACACAAAAGCAAGTTCCGGTAACCGTACTGAGTGGTTACCTCGGTTCAGGGAAAACGACAGTTTTGAATCATGTGTTGAACAACAGACAGGGGCTCAAAGTTGCGGTGATCGTCAACGACATGAGTGAGGTGAACATTGATGCTGCGCTGGTCAAGGGGGAGGCAACCTTGTCTCGAACCGAAGAGAAGTTGGTGGAGTTGTCGAACGGCTGTATCTGCTGCACCTTGCGGGATGATCTGATGCAAGAGATTGAGAAGCTGGTGAACGAAGGCAAGTATGATTATATTTTGATCGAATCCACCGGCATCAGTGAACCTGTTCCAGTTGCACAGACCTTTACATACGCCGATGAGGAGTCGGGTATTGATCTAACTCGCCTGGCCCGATTGGATTGTCTGGTAACGGTGGTGGATGCCAATCGATTCTGGCATGATTTTGGATCAGGACAGAGTCTTCTGGATCGTAATCAGGCTACCGGAGATGAAGACACCCGTGATGTCGTAGACTTGTTGATCGATCAGATCGAGACGTGTGATGTGTTGTTGCTCAACAAATGTGATCTGGTCGATGAAACCGAGCTGAACAAGCTCGAAGGTATCATCCGCAAGTTACAGCCTAACGCCAAGATCATTCGGACCGAGAATGGACAGGTGAATCCGTCCGAGATTATGAATACAGACCGCTTTGATTTTGAGAAAGTGAGCATGTCCGCGGGATGGATTCAGGAGCTGGAGAAGGAGTCGCATACACCGGAAACCGAGGAATATGGCATTGGTTCCTTCGTCTATCGCCGCAGAAAGCCGTTCCATCCTTCTCGTCTCGCTGAATTCATGAGTTACTGGCCGGAAGAAGTGGTACGTGCCAAAGGCTTAGTATGGCTTGCGGCTGAAGGGGATGTTGCGGCAAGCCTCAGTCAGGCTGGGCCATCCATTCAGTTCGGTCCTGCGGGACATTGGGTCGCGGCGTTGCCGGAAGCGGACAAAGAAGAGATTTTACGTAACGAGCCGGATGTTCTGGAGAAATGGGATGCCCAGTGGGGAGATCGTCAGACGGAGCTTGTCATGATCGGGATCGAAATGGAACGTGCGAGCATTGAAGATGAGCTGGACCAGTGCCTGCTCAGTGATGAAGAAATGCTGGCTGACTGGGGCCATTTCGACAACCCGCTGCCATGGCCTGTGGAAGCCATATAA
- a CDS encoding MFS transporter, with amino-acid sequence MTASRESGDERLKASMKATSNGKLNPVSFSFIRFYMLAFLFFAANSALTIILPLRSEAAGLNQAEIGLMMGAYMFTCMLLRPFAAQLLGKHGPLRVMQWLLLLHAGTLLLFVVFGVETYLWLRALQGVATAFFSMTMQAGIVEKLEDKDRAQGLSMYTLFTMVPSLVIPILAIQIWENASDLAFTFLMIGLAALPLLIGYNVDLPRSTVQNKSYTLGDMFRSFGGIWRSTPLLISSVVMLFASCVFGATATFLPLYMVSTGMASAGVFLTIQGLVVILCRFILRKKIPSDGSWNTWLMAGLMLCAALGTQLLSLMEIIGPLVYLSAVFSGFALALLYPTLTTYLSFVLPADSRYVLMGIFMSSYDLGFSLGGLAMGLIVQVSSYSTMFMICTLLSIAAMVLVLVFRQRMEAGNKARSVVTI; translated from the coding sequence TTGACTGCCAGTAGAGAAAGTGGTGACGAACGTTTGAAGGCTTCAATGAAGGCAACATCCAATGGAAAATTAAATCCGGTATCCTTTTCGTTTATCCGGTTTTATATGCTGGCCTTTTTATTTTTTGCGGCAAATTCAGCTTTGACAATTATTCTGCCTTTGAGAAGCGAGGCCGCCGGATTGAATCAGGCTGAGATTGGTCTGATGATGGGGGCATATATGTTCACCTGTATGCTCTTGAGACCTTTTGCAGCGCAGCTCTTGGGTAAGCATGGGCCACTTCGAGTGATGCAATGGCTATTGCTATTACATGCGGGCACGCTGCTGTTATTTGTTGTTTTTGGTGTGGAGACGTATCTGTGGTTGCGGGCCCTACAAGGGGTGGCTACGGCTTTTTTCTCCATGACGATGCAGGCAGGCATTGTAGAAAAGCTGGAGGACAAAGACCGGGCCCAAGGGTTGTCCATGTACACCCTGTTTACGATGGTTCCTTCTCTGGTCATTCCGATCCTCGCCATACAAATCTGGGAAAATGCCAGTGATCTGGCGTTTACGTTCCTGATGATCGGACTGGCTGCTTTGCCACTTCTGATTGGATATAATGTGGATCTGCCGCGGAGTACCGTGCAGAACAAATCGTATACCTTGGGCGATATGTTTCGTTCATTCGGTGGCATCTGGCGCAGTACGCCACTGCTGATCAGCAGTGTGGTGATGTTGTTTGCGTCCTGCGTCTTTGGTGCGACAGCGACCTTTCTTCCCCTGTATATGGTATCCACCGGAATGGCGAGTGCAGGCGTATTTCTGACGATTCAGGGATTGGTTGTGATCCTGTGCAGGTTTATTTTGCGTAAAAAAATTCCGTCCGATGGTAGCTGGAATACTTGGCTGATGGCAGGGTTAATGCTGTGTGCTGCACTGGGAACCCAGTTGCTCAGTCTGATGGAGATCATCGGGCCACTAGTGTATTTATCCGCGGTGTTCAGCGGTTTTGCCCTGGCACTGTTGTACCCGACGTTAACCACATATCTGTCTTTTGTGCTGCCTGCGGATTCCAGATATGTACTCATGGGGATCTTCATGTCCTCGTATGACCTCGGATTCTCTCTCGGAGGACTGGCGATGGGGCTCATTGTACAGGTGAGTTCGTATTCGACCATGTTTATGATCTGCACGTTGCTCTCTATTGCAGCGATGGTTCTGGTGTTGGTGTTCAGGCAACGGATGGAAGCGGGGAATAAGGCCAGATCTGTGGTGACTATATAA